GATTCGAATCGGGACTCGCGCCCATCCCCGGCGACACAGACGTCGACGTCTCGTTCGTCACCACCAGCGAGTCGGCGCGCCGTCGTGGTCTGGCTACGACTGTGCTGCGGCAGACACTCGCTGGCGCTACAGCCCGCGGGTTCGTCACCGCAAGCCTCCAGTCAACCGCGATGGGTACCGACACGCTGAGCACAACCATCCGGACATGCCGATGAGAGAATGCTCTACCAAATCAACAGGTAGGAAGCCGCGACTTCGACTAGCACGTTAAGCCCGAGGCTAGCTGCGATCGACAGCAGCAGCCACATGAATCTCCGGCGGCTCCTACCCCGGTAGGCCTGGACCAAAGCAGATGTCTCCGAGCTTACGTAAAGTACCTTGATGATCAATCTACGTCGACGTTTCCGTGGCACGCTTAGTCTCCCACGCTAGGTAGACGAAAGAGTTGCGTCTAGCGAACATCGCGAGGCGCACGTCTCTAAAGATTCGCGATCCTCCCTAGTGCCTGCTCCACGGTTTCATTCAGGCTGCCGTCTTGTGGCCTGATGATTCCGATCAGCAGTGCCGCAGCCATAGTGCCCATCAAGCGCCGCGTTTCTCGATCGTCAAAGACCCTCTCGTTGTCTAGGAGCGCACGGAGCGAGATGCCTTCGACGGCTCCTACGACCATAGTGACCATATGCTCAACGGTGATGCCGGGACGGAGCTCTAGCTGCCGCGCCCCGATCATCTCCTCAAAGACTGCGGCCCACGTGCGCTCCACCTCACGATAGTTGTCAGTCATCGCCTGCCGGATAACGTCGTCCCCTTCTGCCGTCGCGGCTGCCAACAGCTGTAGGCGAAATCGTGGTCGTTCGACGCTGTCCTCGACGTGTGCGGCGGTGATTGCGTGAATGGCTTCTATCAAGTGTGGACCGGAGACCAGATCTTCGACGTAGGCCGCGAGCTCTCCGGCGTAGAGACCGGCATAGCGTTGAGACCAAAGTCCGAACCGGAGTAGGTCGGCGATATAGTGTGGCTGCGATTGCCAAGTGGCCCGTAGGGTGGAGGTAGTACCCTGCCTAATAAATGGTTCCGGGTTTCGGGTTATCTCGTCCGCCACGGCCCTCTGGGAAAGCAGCTTGAGGAGCGGGCGCTCAGGATTGTCAGCGTCGTCGCACTTGAACGCTTCCTCGCCTTGGCCGAGGTGCCGCTCCAGCAGTCGCATCCCAGCCGCAAGATACGAGGCTGTCACGGGATCGTTCGCCAACCGGCGACGGCCCACCTCGGTTCGACGGGCAAGGCCGTGCAGCACGGGAGACAGGTCCAGGTTATATGGATATGGCAACGTGTCCTTGAGTCCCATGGCACCAGTGTGGACTGTCACATCATTGGGCGGGTAGTGCGCAGCTGCGCACTACTGCATGTGAAGTAGTCTCATGTCACTGCTTGCCGGGGCGAGGCGCAGCGGCTGCGAGGTTCTCGCGGTCTCAATTCAGTTCCGTGCCGCCAAGACAGGCTGAAATCAGCGCCGTTGGTAGTAGCGTCGCCACAGGCCGCAAGTACAAAATAACGTCGATCATGCCGTGATTGTTGTCCAACCGAATTCCCGCCTCAGCGGACAACTATCGTGCAGCCATCCCGCGGTGCTGTTCCAAGATCAGATGCACGTAGCCGCTGAGAACGCGCGAGCCGCTGGCGTCCCGTTGTCACACGGTAGGTGGTGAGGTGTCGTGGTCTGACAAGATCGCCATTCGGGTGGCCGGCCGAGCATGTGAACACCGAGAATCGCCGGATCTGTTTGTGACGGAGCCTCACGAGTGGTGGTGCGCGGTGCTGGTGGTGGTCATCCGGGTCCGGCGGCCTCTCCTCCAGCGGGCATCCGTCGACCTGGGAAACGGGTCAGCGGCCGTCGGTGGCCAGGACGACGAGGAACTGGCCGCCGCCAGAATTGACGCTCGCGGTCACCGGCAGTCCGCGTACCAGCCGGTAGAACCGGTCGACCAGCCTCCGCCGTCTCCTGGCCGTCTTTTCCTGGTTGGACAGCCGGCGACCAGTTCGCGGCCGCCCCTGCGTTCGAGGCGTTCGGCAACGGTGATCAGGAGCGCGAGTCCGAGTTCGGTGGCCAGCCCTTGGTAGCCGCGGCCGCTGCAACACGCCCTTGCTGAGCACGCCGTCGACGATGACTGTGTCGTCCGGCCGACCGTGGACTTGATGAAGGGGAACTTGCGGTTGCGGCGTGAGGTCGCCGAGCTGCGCCACCCGCGTGCCCGGCGCAGCGCCACATGCGCTTGGCCAAAGACGTTCCTCCCGGCCGTGCATGTACTGCTGCGTCGACCGCCGGTCCGCGTGACCGAGGATCGCCATGGTGTCACCCTCGTTGGCCAGCCTCGTCCCCACGCCCTGGAACATGAAGCGCCCGCTCCCTTCTGGGCGGGCGCTTGGGCATGTTCAGGGCAAGTTCAGTAGCCCCGCGGGCTGACGTCCAGCACCACTGCGGTCAGCTTCGCGTTGGAGGTTGCCGTGCTGATGATTTCCTCCTCCTCGACGTACGACTGGTCGCCGGTCAGCTCGAACGTGTTCTGCAGCGGGTCCTCCCCGCCAAGGACCTCGTACGTGACCTCGTAGGTCTTCGACGGGTCGAGGGTCTTGTCGAACGACGCGGATGCCGCCACCTGGATTCGGAAGACGATGTTGCAGCCGGCGCTGCCGAAGCACTCCTTCTTCAGCACCTTGATGCTCAGCTTGAAGTCCG
This genomic stretch from Phytohabitans houttuyneae harbors:
- a CDS encoding TetR family transcriptional regulator C-terminal domain-containing protein, whose translation is MGLKDTLPYPYNLDLSPVLHGLARRTEVGRRRLANDPVTASYLAAGMRLLERHLGQGEEAFKCDDADNPERPLLKLLSQRAVADEITRNPEPFIRQGTTSTLRATWQSQPHYIADLLRFGLWSQRYAGLYAGELAAYVEDLVSGPHLIEAIHAITAAHVEDSVERPRFRLQLLAAATAEGDDVIRQAMTDNYREVERTWAAVFEEMIGARQLELRPGITVEHMVTMVVGAVEGISLRALLDNERVFDDRETRRLMGTMAAALLIGIIRPQDGSLNETVEQALGRIANL